The Pyrenophora tritici-repentis strain M4 chromosome 9, whole genome shotgun sequence sequence TTATTAGAGCCAAGGCGACGCAAAATTGGGTCACAACTGCTTGCAGCAATACAGTGTATACGAAGCTGGCGCGACGCTGGCTTTAAGCCTCCATCTGATTACAACTCAGGCGATGTAACTGACGCTGAGGTAGCTGCAATATACGAAATATGCAAGTGGGACAGCGAAGCTTAGTAATATATACGATATACGATTAGATCAGCACCTAAACAGTATCAAATCTATCAAACTTTCAAACAAACGGCCTCCTAAAACACTATCAAACTAAACAACTCAAATACAATCTTAAGTTTTgtacaaacaaatcaaatcAGCGTCCaaagtttgtttgatttgcttaatgacaagtctggTGGTGATGCTGAGGAGAATTCCGGCCTTGAAGAGGTATGCCAGCTCCCTAACTACTGGGCGCAGACGGATGGCGCGAGTGGGTGTGTGGCCGCGCTGTTTCCACCAGACATACCTAGCGTATATGCGtgcagtgatcggaatggtctggtctgacttggtcttggtctggtctagaccgccaagacttggtctggtctggcgattttttgagaccgtggtcggaccggtctagatgatcggaccggtccggctataaataggtccacgtgactagatcttagactaatctagccagaaaatttagcacaatatgagtcattaagatcaaggtaagtcttctacttacatagaacaatcaagtccttaacaacctacttatatactattgttatggagccttcaacaccaacctcaccgtccccatcgaatattataagactagatttaacgtctcttactccatctcctatccccacgtcatcacccacccctatactatcacccactcctattcaatatcacgaatctccagatgagttcgtgcagggcggtatcacgtacgtgaaacgtgcaataattgcaaggaaggatttccgtcaaggtacatcacacatctggaagtacggactccaatacattcagactccgcaacaatcaaatcaatcaatcttaaggttgtcgattggtttgattagcttgcggcgacgctgctgattgattgcggattgattgttagggtttttgagcagattgattgcgattgattggttgattggctgattgatgctaagaagtagtatacagggggttatggtgttgtactccagccttctatatcgtactgttgtacaatctcctcatctttgacgtcactccacttatcttcatcatcaccgttgttgtacaagccgtcaaagccagctcgtctccacgaacgtacaagctgaagggcagcaagtaactcgctgccaagagctcgccggcgcggctcaagtaaatcgccaagctcgctaaagagcctctcgcagtcgcaactagatgctggtatcgtgagtatatcaatcgcaaactggcttaaacacgggtattttgagcgtaattgaatccagtacttgactgggtggccatcgctaagatactgttcgcttgtccactctggctcttgagttctccagcgctcgtactcatcgtcgtgggcagcctctacctgagccttgttgcgccgtacgagggcgccaatcacatcatctattcctctatgccttggttttgcagttgtttgagatagaggacgtgtacgttgaggcttatacgactgccagagctgcaggaagccagcgttggctgatgttagccattctggcttatccacccagctgttctcgcagtagtatttgtagtatggatggaggcaggtagcagcgtagtatgctggcgatcgatcgagcttgttgtagtaatcgttggccttactccaggcggcgcggaggttaacaaagaggtgatcttcaggcgcatcaggtgggttgaagtcaacttgctcgtacgagcgcgtacgggcttcgagcgcgccaagtacgtattcaaatacaggaatagtctcatatatagcgccgtatttgcctgcctttccgcgaccctcaagcttctccgtagcaagcttaagcggctctaggcagtcctgatactctgttatcaccgcccaatcagcagctgtaagtcctgttgatctcatccaactaggtgcttcagggagtttattgccacgttgacaagcgcggcgatcttcaagggagagtgcgttaatgtagtgctcagcgtaagagttgtatgctgcctggagttgagttgcgcgtttgaaggcagcgtagtaagagttccagcgtgtaacaacaggcttcacaggctcaagtacgtggaggcgctctctagctggcaactcggcgttggcggcggtttggaagctt is a genomic window containing:
- a CDS encoding Dimer-Tnp-hAT domain containing protein; translation: MKPLTTGRRVKSWIFQHGYRVVELYDQNRVWFVCKYCHIHKVIDTGGSGVFDVSKATSSAAAHLGLQKRGHGFTKDGLKPRRTGQQLSLRQTLETGVAVSQEAANAMGNFNIQQFREVAVFCLLDNNLPMELLARPSFREMISLANPEAEAALWVSPRSVATYAMRLFQYMQPQIVCALSEAASKIHISFDGWTTKGGKRGFFGVVAHFANASGVIQDLPIALPHLAGSHTGDAIADTIKKTLQEYSIGSDKLGYFVLDNAANNDTAVSSLAHAYDFNAAHRRLRCGPHTLNLIGQAIIFGSNQEAYNNNNDEQLQTEEVYMQEWRQEGPLGVLIDVINHIKTPQQHEIFRSFQTAANAELPARERLHVLEPVKPVVTRWNSYYAAFKRATQLQAAYNSYAEHYINALSLEDRRACQRGNKLPEAPSWMRSTGLTAADWAVITEYQDCLEPLKLATEKLEGRGKAGKYGAIYETIPVFEYVLGALEARTRSYEQVDFNPPDAPEDHLFVNLRAAWSKANDYYNKLDRSPAYYAATCLHPYYKYYCENSWVDKPEWLTSANAGFLQLWQSYKPQRTRPLSQTTAKPRHRGIDDVIGALVRRNKAQVEAAHDDEYERWRTQEPEWTSEQYLSDGHPVKYWIQLRSKYPCLSQFAIDILTIPASSCDCERLFSELGDLLEPRRRALGSELLAALQLVRSWRRAGFDGLYNNGDDEDKWSDVKDEEIVQQYDIEGWSTTP